A stretch of Suncus etruscus isolate mSunEtr1 chromosome 9, mSunEtr1.pri.cur, whole genome shotgun sequence DNA encodes these proteins:
- the LOC126017814 gene encoding olfactory receptor 4C11-like: MAMNNTVTEFILFGLTQDPRKQKRIFVMFLILYLATLVGNFLIMVTIKNSSNLGSPMYFFLFYLSFTDACFSTTTAPRLIVDSLSQKKTISYNECMTQVFAVHFFGCMEIFVLILMAFDRYVAICKPLQYMTIMRRQVCVVLMLVAWIGSCIHSTAQILLAVQLPFCGPNVIDHYFCDLQPLLKLACMDTYVINLLVVSNSGAICIVSFIILLMSYIVILYSLKNHSAEGRRKALSTCTSHFIVVVISFGPCIFIYTRPATTFPIDKLVAVFYTIGTPLINPLIYTLRNAEVKNAMRKLWCSKV; encoded by the coding sequence ATGGCAATGAACAACACCGTGACTGAATTCATTCTGTTTGGATTGACACAGGATCCAAGAAAGcagaaaagaatatttgtaatgttCCTGATTCTTTACCTGGCAACACTAGTGGGGAACTTTCTCATTATGGTGACTATTAAAAACAGTAGTAATCTTGGAAGCCCTATGTACTTCTTCCTATTCTATCTGTCCTTTACTGATGCCTGCTTCTCTACCACCACAGCCCCCAGATTGATTGTGGATTCCCTCTCTCAGAAAAAGACCATTTCCTACAATGAATGTATGACTCAAGTGTTTGCAGTGCATTTTTTTGGGTGCATGGAGATCTTTGTGCTTATCCTCATGGCGTTTGATCGCTATGTAGCCATTTGCAAACCCCTACAGTACATGACCATTATGCGTAGGCAGGTCTGTGTTGTGTTGATGCTTGTGGCTTGGATAGGAAGTTGTATCCACTCAACAGCACAGATTTTACTGGCTGTGCAATTGCCTTTTTGTGGCCCCAATGTGATTGATCACTACTTCTGTGATTTGCAGCCCTTGCTGAAACTTGCCTGCATGGATACTTATGTGATAAACTTATTAGTGGTTTCCAATAGTGGGGCCATATGTATAGTGAGTTTTATCATTCTGCTTATGTCCTATATTGTCATATTGTATTCTCTGAAAAACCACAGtgcagaaggaaggaggaaagccCTTTCCACATGTACCTCCCACTTTATTGTGGTCGTCATATCTTTTGGAccatgtatattcatatatacaagGCCAGCCACCACATTTCCAATTGACAAGTTAGTGGCTGTGTTTTATACAATTGGGACACCTTTGATCAACCCTTTGATCTACACACTGAGAAACGCAGAAGTAAAGAATGCTATGAGAAAACTGTGGTGCAGCAAAGTATGA